GGGAAGACGGCTGGGGGTGGCGCTTCCCGAGCAGAGCAGACGGCAAGACACGTTTTCGTCAATGGTTGGATTCGTTTGGGCAGTTGGCGGTAAGCGGCCTGACAAACCTGCTGTCTTTCCCCTCCCCCTCGTGGGGGACTCGCAGAGGGGGGAAGCGAGTGGGGCGTCCCAGACGAGGTTTCTCCATCGCCTGCTTGCCTCTCCTAAAAACGGTCCGACCTCTTGCTGATCAATGGTTCGGACAGTTTCAGCATTCCACACAGGACAGTCTGATAAACACGCTGTTTTTCTCCTCCCCCCTCGTGGGGGAGGTCGGGAGGGGGGGCAGCGAGTTAAGCGTCCCAGACGACCTTTCTTCCATACACCACTCGCCACGCTTGAACACTGTCCGCACCATTGGCTGATCCGAAATCTGACAAATTCTGGAGCATGTTCTGGAAGGTTTTCAACCGGACGGCCTCGCAGAGCGGCGCAGCAGAGAAGGAAAAAGGTGCGAGTTTCTGGCAATCGGGCTGGGATGGCGCCGGGGAACACCCAGCTCTTTCCCGACTGTTCCGCACATGAACGGCAGCCCGTCTCAAGCGCGGCGCGGCACCCCCAGCCTTGGCTGCACGCTGAACCGGTCCTCGCAGCCTGGGTCCTTGCCGTCTTCCCCTCAAGTTCCCGTCAGGCTGGGCCGCTATCCTGCCGCTATGCGCCGTTTGGCCCTGCTGACCCCCCTGCTGGCCCTGTCCCTGAGTTCGGCCCTGGCTGCCCCCGTGCGCGTGGAGTTCTGGCATGCCATGGGCGGCGTGCAGGGCGTGGTGGCCGGCTACGCCCGCGAGTTCAATGCCGCCCAGGACGCCTACGAGGTGGTGCCGCAGGTGCAGGGCAACTACCGCGAGCTGCTGCCCAAACTGCAGGCCGCCCTGAAGGCGGGCAAGGCCCCGGCCCTGGTGCAATTGGAATTCACCCAGTTCCCGGCCCTGGCGGCGGGCGGGCAACTGGCCGACCTGTCGCGCGCCGCCGACACCTTGCCCGACGCCCTGGTGGGCGACCTGTATCCGGCGGCCTGGAAGTCTGGGCAGCTGAATGGGCGCACCTACGGGCTGCCCTGGAACCTCAGCGTGCCGGTGCTGATGTACAACGCGGGCACCCTGGGGCGCGCCGGGCTGACCGCGCCCGACACCTGGGCGCAGCTGGAAGCCCAGAGCCGCGCGCTGGCCACCGGGGGCCGCCGCCCGCTGGTGGCCGCCGCCGACGCCTGGACCTTTGAGGCGAACGTGCTGTCGCGCGGTGGGCAGCTGGTGGCGGGTACGGCCCCGCGCCTGAACAGCCCCGACGCCGTGGAGGCCCTGACCCAGCTGGCGCGCATGAGCGCCGCCGGGCAGGCCCAGCCGCGCACCCTGAACGAAGCCACCCGCGCCGCCTTCGACTTTGCGCGGGGGCAGAACGTCTTTGTGCTGGCCAGCGTGGCGAACTGGATTGACGCGCGCAAGCTGCCGTTTTTCAACCTGGGTATTGCCCCCTTTCCCTGCGAGAAACCCGGTGAATGCACGGTGCCCCTGGGCGGCGCGACCCTGGCCGTGCCCGCAGGCACCCCCGCCGCTGAACAGGCCGGCGCCCTGGCCTTCTGGCAGTTCCTGATGCAGCCTGCGCGGCTGGCCCACTGGGTGCAGGCCACCGCCTACGTGCCGCCCCGGCGCGCGGCCGGGCCCCTGCTGGACGACTGGTACCGCAAGAACCCGCAGCTGCGCGCCGCGCATGCCCAGATTGGCCGCGCCGTGCCGCGCCCCAACCTGCCCGAGTACGCCGCCTGGACCGCCCTGCTGGAAGAGGCGATCCTGAAAGCCACCACCGGCAAGCTGAGCGCCAAGGCGGCCCTGGACGAGGCCCAGAAGCGCGCCGAGCGGTAGGGGAGAGGCCCTGAACGGGGGGCTGCCAGCTGTCGCCGCTAGAGGGGACAGCTTTTTCTCCGACCTCTGCCCTCACTCTCCCAGACGCTATGCTCGGGGGGTGCTGCTCGCCTACGCCCTGCTGACCCTGCTTGCCACGGCGGCCCTGGTGCTGTTTCTGCTGCGCCCGGGGCTGGCCCGCGCCGGGGTGGTC
This region of Deinococcus multiflagellatus genomic DNA includes:
- a CDS encoding ABC transporter substrate-binding protein, whose translation is MRRLALLTPLLALSLSSALAAPVRVEFWHAMGGVQGVVAGYAREFNAAQDAYEVVPQVQGNYRELLPKLQAALKAGKAPALVQLEFTQFPALAAGGQLADLSRAADTLPDALVGDLYPAAWKSGQLNGRTYGLPWNLSVPVLMYNAGTLGRAGLTAPDTWAQLEAQSRALATGGRRPLVAAADAWTFEANVLSRGGQLVAGTAPRLNSPDAVEALTQLARMSAAGQAQPRTLNEATRAAFDFARGQNVFVLASVANWIDARKLPFFNLGIAPFPCEKPGECTVPLGGATLAVPAGTPAAEQAGALAFWQFLMQPARLAHWVQATAYVPPRRAAGPLLDDWYRKNPQLRAAHAQIGRAVPRPNLPEYAAWTALLEEAILKATTGKLSAKAALDEAQKRAER